A window of Pirellula sp. SH-Sr6A contains these coding sequences:
- a CDS encoding polysaccharide pyruvyl transferase family protein, translated as MPLSNTQLPRRRILAGIGATAIALRPWCSAISQESSKFPKVLLRSSWQTVNIGDIAHTPGVLALLEKHLPNAEVTLWPSSLADGVESLLMNRFPNLKLVRTKSEISEAMGRCDFLLHGSGPSLVAEKDVRTWVEQTGKPFGVYGITLSRIGSTDTKEIPDERFQKTVSLLSQAQFAYFRDSRSLALAKVAGCTCPVMEFAPDGAFATDLANDDRAKKFLAEHDLRPFEFVCCIPRLRYTPYWLIESKNRPLDPVKHARNEAMKAQDHAPLLEAIQQILANTPYKILLCPEDQTQMAVGKELLWDKLRANLQSRVVHRKEYWLTDEALSTYRMSLGLFGNEMHSPIMCVGNGVPAIVCRWAEQTTKGFMWQDIGLGDWLFDLDVEAERRQVAPAALRMVQDREWALQNVTKAKEFVESRQRATMDTLRNALKSDT; from the coding sequence ATGCCTCTCTCTAATACGCAGCTGCCAAGACGTCGGATCCTTGCCGGAATTGGAGCCACTGCGATCGCCTTGCGCCCATGGTGCTCCGCCATTAGCCAAGAGTCGTCAAAGTTCCCCAAAGTACTGCTAAGGTCATCGTGGCAAACCGTCAATATTGGCGATATCGCTCACACTCCCGGTGTCTTGGCGCTCTTGGAAAAGCATCTCCCCAATGCGGAGGTGACACTATGGCCCAGCAGCCTGGCTGACGGTGTCGAGTCCCTCCTTATGAACCGTTTTCCCAATCTCAAGCTCGTTCGTACAAAGTCGGAGATATCGGAAGCGATGGGACGCTGCGATTTTTTGTTGCACGGGTCAGGCCCATCGTTAGTCGCAGAAAAAGATGTGCGAACTTGGGTGGAACAAACAGGGAAGCCGTTTGGAGTTTATGGGATCACCCTTTCTCGCATCGGCTCGACCGATACCAAGGAGATACCCGACGAACGATTTCAAAAAACCGTTTCTCTTCTCAGCCAGGCGCAATTCGCGTATTTCCGCGACTCCCGATCGCTAGCGCTTGCCAAGGTCGCAGGGTGCACTTGCCCTGTCATGGAGTTTGCGCCCGATGGTGCTTTTGCAACCGATCTTGCAAACGATGATCGAGCGAAAAAGTTTCTTGCCGAACATGACCTTCGACCCTTCGAATTCGTTTGCTGTATTCCGCGATTGCGATACACCCCGTATTGGTTGATTGAATCCAAGAATCGCCCCCTCGACCCTGTGAAACATGCGAGAAATGAAGCGATGAAAGCCCAGGATCACGCTCCCCTTCTCGAAGCAATTCAGCAGATCCTGGCCAATACACCCTACAAGATTCTGCTGTGCCCGGAGGACCAAACGCAGATGGCAGTCGGAAAGGAGTTACTGTGGGACAAACTCCGTGCAAACTTGCAGTCGCGGGTTGTTCATCGAAAGGAGTATTGGCTCACCGACGAAGCATTATCAACCTATCGCATGAGCCTTGGACTTTTTGGAAATGAAATGCATTCTCCGATTATGTGCGTCGGAAACGGCGTCCCTGCCATCGTCTGCCGCTGGGCTGAGCAGACCACGAAGGGCTTCATGTGGCAAGACATTGGGCTTGGCGATTGGCTATTCGATCTCGATGTGGAAGCAGAACGACGCCAAGTCGCACCTGCGGCGCTTCGCATGGTTCAAGATCGCGAATGGGCCTTGCAAAACGTGACGAAGGCCAAAGAGTTTGTCGAGTCTCGCCAAAGAGCAACGATGGACACACTTCGAAACGCACTCAAATCGGACACATAG
- a CDS encoding MFS transporter yields the protein MTDNFIDGKPTQKRMEDHLWILLFGVTIFLGAFLLFQVQPVIGKLILPWFGGSPGVWTTCMLVFQCLLFAGYTYAHFLVAHLRLKAQVILHCGLLLVAVTMLPIAPAETWKPHSGESPQWNIIVLLLAHVGAPYFLLSATGPLLQSWLAQSRLIDKPYRLYSLSNIGSMLALLSFPFGVEIWMSSSEQATVWSAAFIIYGLLCGLGAFGIGFLAKHHSPSTREVSEGNSEGTLTILPREHEAKDTRWISWLLYAMLPSMMLLATTNQVCQDTAVIPFLWIAPLAFYLLSFILTFESERWYLRRPTIQLAALCYLALYGLKLMGWKTHLAVEIGLYFAGLFMICMVCHGELYRSRPGTSRLTHFYLTISLGGALGGVFVGFIAPLLFRGFYEFPLALLGSTMLFLETYLRSSTIWKLRIPQHVKGGLAFGIPIAAVVWLTFWNATANQQLVTKRNFYGVLSVTDGRDLSGSKSMRKLVHGRVVHGSQFLEEGMRSLPSTYYTPTSGIGKTLNLLQDRTLNVGVVGLGAGTLATYGREGDRYRFYEINPDVIAFAKEHFTFLRDSNARVEFVLGDARLELEREANQSFDILVLDAFSGDAIPVHLLTEQAMDIYCRHLKEGGVLAIHISNLYFDLQAVVSGLADSKGFQWEVVEGAALASPDAYDSKWAILSKDFRIVESLEVEGNDRDAKNGQERNRTVKWTDDQSNLFQVLKGIR from the coding sequence ATGACCGACAATTTCATTGATGGCAAACCGACCCAGAAACGCATGGAGGATCACCTATGGATCCTCCTCTTCGGCGTAACCATTTTTCTGGGTGCGTTTCTGCTCTTTCAGGTCCAGCCTGTGATCGGCAAACTGATTTTGCCTTGGTTCGGCGGCAGTCCTGGCGTCTGGACCACTTGCATGCTCGTCTTTCAGTGCTTGCTATTCGCAGGTTACACCTATGCGCATTTCCTGGTCGCACATCTGCGCTTGAAGGCACAAGTTATCTTGCACTGCGGATTGCTTCTCGTCGCGGTAACGATGCTACCCATTGCACCCGCAGAAACATGGAAGCCACATAGTGGCGAATCCCCGCAGTGGAACATTATCGTTTTGCTCCTCGCCCATGTCGGCGCACCTTACTTCTTATTATCGGCGACCGGCCCGCTGCTTCAAAGCTGGCTGGCCCAAAGTCGCTTGATCGATAAACCGTATCGACTCTATTCACTATCTAATATCGGGTCGATGTTGGCATTGCTGAGCTTTCCGTTCGGCGTCGAGATTTGGATGAGTTCGAGCGAGCAAGCAACGGTTTGGAGTGCCGCTTTTATTATTTATGGATTGCTATGCGGGTTGGGAGCATTCGGGATCGGATTCCTCGCCAAACATCATTCGCCTTCCACGAGGGAAGTTAGCGAGGGCAACTCAGAGGGTACGTTGACGATCCTACCACGCGAGCATGAAGCAAAAGATACGCGATGGATCTCGTGGTTGCTATATGCCATGCTTCCTTCGATGATGTTGCTGGCAACCACCAATCAAGTGTGTCAAGATACGGCTGTCATTCCCTTTCTTTGGATTGCTCCGCTCGCGTTTTACCTGCTCTCATTCATCCTGACATTCGAAAGCGAGAGATGGTACCTTCGGCGCCCGACGATACAACTGGCCGCCCTCTGCTACCTAGCATTGTATGGCCTCAAACTCATGGGTTGGAAGACTCACTTGGCCGTCGAAATCGGGCTGTACTTCGCTGGACTGTTCATGATCTGCATGGTTTGCCACGGGGAACTCTATCGATCCCGCCCGGGCACCAGTCGGCTAACCCACTTTTATCTCACCATCTCGCTCGGGGGAGCTTTGGGAGGAGTGTTCGTTGGGTTCATTGCCCCCCTCTTGTTCCGAGGATTCTACGAGTTTCCCCTCGCGCTGTTGGGAAGCACGATGCTGTTTCTCGAAACCTACCTTCGCTCTTCGACTATATGGAAATTGCGGATTCCTCAGCACGTCAAAGGTGGTCTCGCGTTTGGCATTCCGATTGCCGCGGTGGTTTGGCTTACCTTCTGGAATGCGACTGCAAATCAACAACTCGTTACCAAACGGAATTTCTACGGCGTCCTCAGTGTGACCGACGGACGCGATCTGAGCGGTTCAAAATCGATGCGGAAGCTGGTACATGGTCGCGTGGTGCATGGATCGCAATTTTTGGAGGAAGGCATGCGGAGTCTCCCCTCGACCTACTACACTCCGACTTCGGGAATCGGCAAGACGTTGAACCTGCTACAAGATCGGACATTGAATGTCGGTGTGGTTGGATTAGGTGCGGGTACGCTGGCGACCTATGGAAGAGAGGGTGATCGATACCGATTCTACGAAATCAATCCTGATGTTATTGCATTCGCCAAGGAGCACTTCACGTTTTTGCGAGACTCCAACGCAAGAGTGGAGTTTGTATTGGGAGATGCTCGACTGGAACTGGAACGCGAGGCGAACCAGAGCTTTGACATCCTGGTGCTCGACGCGTTTAGTGGCGACGCGATCCCGGTCCACTTGCTCACCGAGCAAGCCATGGATATCTACTGCCGACACCTCAAAGAAGGTGGCGTTCTGGCAATTCACATCTCGAACCTGTACTTTGATCTTCAAGCTGTGGTGAGTGGACTCGCAGATTCAAAGGGTTTTCAATGGGAAGTCGTCGAGGGAGCGGCACTAGCAAGCCCCGATGCGTACGATTCCAAATGGGCGATATTGTCCAAGGACTTTCGAATTGTCGAATCGCTCGAAGTGGAGGGTAACGATCGCGATGCAAAGAATGGTCAGGAAAGAAATCGCACCGTGAAATGGACGGACGATCAAAGCAACTTGTTCCAGGTACTCAAAGGGATTCGGTAG
- a CDS encoding voltage-gated chloride channel family protein, protein MDGRSKQLVPGTQRDSVEAMLPAGMGKNWKDFWKRQNVIPSIRKTIRWWALSAAVGATVGTLVALFLFGLDRVTEVHWQYPWLLYLLPVAGAISAWMFTLSGRGADRGNNLILEEIHEQRSGVPMRMAPLVLLGTWLTHLFGGSAGREGTAVQMGAAIAAGVGRWLRLSREETRSLLLCGVAAGFGSVFGTPVAGAIFAVEFLVNGRLASRPILPCLIASIVGDQVTLLWGIQHTQYVITLDPSIALGLPVTVGAKVVLASVCFGAASVLFAKATHLVQDYSKRWIAMNWLRPFIGGLAIIALVQLLGTRDYLGLGVSAPHGNPNAVTIQSAFQEDGAEPPSWLFKLLFTAITVGSGFKGGEVTPLFFIGATLGHVLGDALGLPTGWMAGLGLVAVFSGATKTPVASTFVAIELFLPHGEGLTQSGFVVYAAIACFVAYAVSGPTSIYHAQRHHSEVG, encoded by the coding sequence ATGGACGGACGATCAAAGCAACTTGTTCCAGGTACTCAAAGGGATTCGGTAGAAGCGATGTTGCCCGCAGGGATGGGGAAAAATTGGAAAGACTTCTGGAAACGACAGAATGTAATTCCCAGTATTCGGAAAACGATCCGGTGGTGGGCATTGAGTGCTGCCGTCGGTGCAACGGTCGGCACGCTTGTCGCGTTGTTTCTCTTCGGCTTGGATCGTGTGACCGAAGTCCATTGGCAATACCCTTGGTTGCTCTATCTCCTTCCTGTAGCCGGTGCTATCTCGGCTTGGATGTTTACGCTATCAGGACGAGGGGCCGATCGAGGAAACAACCTCATTCTCGAAGAGATTCATGAACAGCGCAGTGGAGTTCCGATGAGGATGGCTCCGCTAGTGCTGCTTGGGACTTGGCTCACCCACTTGTTCGGCGGTTCCGCTGGGCGCGAAGGGACAGCTGTTCAAATGGGCGCCGCAATCGCGGCAGGGGTCGGACGTTGGCTTCGACTCTCACGGGAAGAGACACGATCCCTTTTGTTGTGTGGAGTCGCCGCTGGATTTGGCTCTGTATTTGGAACACCTGTTGCCGGTGCCATTTTTGCAGTCGAGTTCTTGGTCAATGGAAGACTCGCGAGTCGCCCCATTCTCCCCTGCTTGATCGCATCGATTGTTGGAGATCAAGTCACGCTGTTGTGGGGGATCCAACACACTCAGTACGTCATCACTTTAGATCCTTCGATAGCGTTAGGTCTTCCAGTAACCGTTGGGGCGAAGGTCGTGTTGGCATCCGTTTGTTTTGGGGCAGCAAGCGTCCTGTTTGCCAAAGCTACGCATCTGGTCCAGGACTATTCCAAGAGATGGATTGCGATGAATTGGCTGCGTCCGTTCATTGGTGGTTTAGCAATCATCGCGTTGGTCCAACTGCTTGGAACGCGTGACTATCTGGGATTGGGAGTATCCGCACCGCACGGCAACCCAAACGCGGTGACCATCCAATCTGCCTTTCAAGAGGACGGTGCAGAACCCCCAAGCTGGCTATTCAAATTGCTCTTTACCGCGATCACTGTTGGAAGTGGCTTCAAAGGTGGGGAAGTTACCCCACTCTTTTTCATCGGTGCAACGCTTGGTCATGTTCTCGGGGACGCGTTGGGGCTGCCCACCGGATGGATGGCCGGATTAGGTTTGGTCGCTGTTTTCTCGGGAGCAACCAAAACACCAGTTGCCAGTACCTTCGTTGCTATAGAGTTGTTCCTTCCGCATGGTGAAGGACTAACCCAATCTGGATTCGTTGTATATGCCGCGATCGCCTGCTTCGTGGCGTATGCCGTCAGTGGCCCGACGAGTATCTATCACGCTCAACGCCATCACTCTGAGGTGGGTTGA